The following nucleotide sequence is from Nocardioides eburneiflavus.
ATCGCCGGGTTGAGCCCGAGGGCCCCGCCGAGGTGCACCTGGAAGCCCTCGACCTGCTGGCCGTTGTCGTCCATGACCAGCTGGCCCTTGAGGCCGATGTCGGCGACCTGGGTGCGGGCGCAGGCGTTGGGGCAGCCGTTGACGTTGACCGAGATGTCGGTGTCGAGGTCGGGGAAGCGCTTCTCCAGCTCGGTCACCAGGCGACGTGCCCGCTCCTTGGTGTCGACGATGGCGAGCTTGCAGAACTCGATGCCGGTGCACGCCATCGTGGAGCGGCGCCAGTTGCTCGGGCGGGCGGTCAGCCCGATCTTCTCGAGGTCGTCGGCGAAGGCCTCGGTGTCCTCGGCTGCGACGCCGATCACGACGAGCTTCTGGTAGGCGGTCAGGCGGGCGCCGCGGGCGCCGTACGACTCGACGAGGTCGGCGAGGCCGCTGAGCGTCGTGCCGTCGATGCGGCCCACGACGGGGGCGGCGCCGACGTAGAAGCGGCCGTCCTTCTGCTCGTGGATGCCGATGTGGTCACCCTGCTGCACGGGCGCCTCGGGGGAGGGGTTGTCGACGAGCTGCCGGTGCAGGTACTCGTTCTCGAGGACCTCGCGGAACTTGTCCTTGCCCCAGTCGGCGAGCAGGAACTTGAGGCGGGCCTTGGAGCGCAGCCGGCGGTAGCCGTAGTCGCGGAAGATGCCGGCGACGCCCTCCCAGGCGTCGGCGACCTCTTCGACGGGGATCCAGACGCCGAGCTTGTGCGCGAGCATCGGGTTGGTCGACAGCCCGCCGCCGACCCACAGGTCGAAGCCCGGGCCGTGCTCGGGGTGGACCGTGCCGACGAAGGACACGTCGTTGACCTCGGGCGCGACGTCGTGGCTCGGGTGGCCGGTCAACGCGGTCTTGAACTTGCGCGGCAGGTTGGAGTAGTCCGGGTTGCCGAGGATTCGCCGCTTGATCTCGCCGAGGGCCTCGGAGCCGTCGATGATCTCGTCCTTGGCGATGCCGGCGACGGGGGAGCCGAGGAAGGGGCGCGGGCTGTCGCCGCACGCCTCGAGCGTGGTGAGGCCGACGCCCTCGAGGCGCTCCCAGATCGCCGGGACGCTCTCGATCTCGATCCAGTGGTACTGGATGTTGTTGCGGTCGGTGATGTCGGCGGTGTTGCGGGCGTACGCCGTCGACACCTCGCCGAGCGCGCGCAGGGCTGGGCCGTCGAGGATCGCGCCGTCGGTGCGGACGCGCATCATGAAGAAGCGGTCGTCGAGCTCCTCCTCCTCGAGCTGGGCGGTCTTGCCGCCGTCGAAGCCCGGGGCGCGCTGGGTGTAGAGACCCATCCAGCGGAAGCGACCGCGCAGGTCGGCCGGGTCGATGGAGTCGAAGCCGCGGCGCGAGTAGGTGTGGAGGATGCGATCGCGCACGTTGAGCGGGTCGTCGTCCTTCTTGGACTGCTCGTTCTTGTTGAGCGGCTCGGTGTAGCCGAGCGCCCACTGACCCTCGGCGCGCTTCGGGCGCGGGATCTCGGTGTTCTGGGCGGCCTGGGGCTTGAACCGGAGGTCGGGCATGTCAGGAGATTCCTGTTCGCTGAATGTGTGCCGCGCGCGACGTTGGGCGCGGAAGGGGTGTTGGGGCGGGCGGCGTCAGCGATGCCAACAGGTCGCGCTGCCCACACGCATGAGGTCGACGTGACGTCGAACCACGAGGTGTGTGTGGGTGGAGGCGGAGACCATGTCAAGAAGTCTCAGGGAGTGGACACCTGATCCACAAGACGAAATCTCGGCATGTGGGACCTAGAACCACCATGTGAGACGTCAGCCCGCCCCCACGCGAGGCGCGCGGGCCGGGTGCGGCCCAGGTCACACGGGTCGGCGCTCGCCGCAGGAGGCGATCCCGAGCCAGGTGTGCCGGTTGCCCCACCAGCACCACCCGAGCTTCACGGCGTCCCGGCGCTCGCGGCCGTCGCGCCCCGTGCCGTTGCTGATCCACAGCGCGGGCGTGCGGGCGTCGTACGACCCGTCGGCCCGCCGCAGACGCGAACCGGGCGTCATGAAGCAGGCGTTGCGCTCGAGGACGCCGGGCTCCTGGAGCACCCAGTGCAGGCCCTCGGCGAGGGTCACGGGCGAGCGCCCAGCGGCGAGCAGCTCCGGGACCGACTCGGCCGGCGTCCGGTCGAGGTAGGCGTCGCCGCGGTCGAGGCCGAGCGCGACGTACGGGGCTGCCGGCACGTCGTCGGTGGGGGCGAAGAGGTCGACGTCGGTCATGTCCTCGACGACGAAGCCGTCCTTCTCCTCGTGGCCCCCCGCGCGGCGCAGCAAGGGCGCGAGGGCCGACGCCGGGGCGGAGGTCACGAGGAGGCCGTCCGCGGGGCCGTGCGCAGCGAGCTCGCGCAGCCGGTCGGCGGGGATCCCGGCGACGTCGTGGACGCCGAGGCGGACGAGCCGCTCGGCCTGGTCGATCAGGGAAGGGAGGGCCACGCGGGTCCAACGCCCCACGCGCCTACGGGGTTCCCGTCCCGGTGTCCAGCGCCCGCGGGCCGCGAGCGCGCACGCGCGAGCGGGCCCTAGGCTGGGGCCATGACGGACTCCCTGATCAGCAGTGCGTACTCGCAGGCCCTCGAGGTCATCGCCTCGGTCGAACCCCGCATCGCGGAGGCGACCCGCCAGGAGCTGGCCGACCAGCGGGCCTCGCTCAAGCTGATCGCCTCGGAGAACTACGCGTCGCCCGCCGTGCTGATGACCATGGGCACCTGGTTCAGCGACAAGTACGCCGAGGGCACCGTCGGTCACCGCTTCTACGCCGGCTGCCAGAACGTCGACACCGTCGAGTCGCTCGCCGCCGAGCACGCCCGCGAGCTCTTCGGAGCGCCGTACGCCTATGTCCAGCCGCACTCCGGCATCGACGCCAACCTCGTGGCGTTCTGGTCGATCCTGGCCAACAAGGTGGAGAGCCCCTACCTGGAGAAGCTCCAGGCCAAGAACGTCAACGAGCTCACCGAGGCCGACTGGGAGACGCTGCGCCACGACTTCGGCAACCAGCGGCTGCTCGGCATGTCGCTCGACGCCGGCGGTCACCTCACGCACGGGTTCCGCCCCAACATCAGCGGCAAGATGTTCCACCAGCAGCAGTACGGCACGGACCCGGAGACCGGGCTGCTCGACTACGACGCCGTCGCCGCCAAGGCGCGCGAGTTCAGGCCGCTCGTCCTCGTCGCCGGCTACTCCGCCTACCCCCGCCGGGTGAACTTCGCGAAGATGCGCGAGATCGCCGACGAGGTCGGTGCGGTGCTGATGGTCGACATGGCGCACTTCGCGGGCCTCGTGGCCGGCAAGGTCTTCACCGGCGAGGAGAACCCGGTCCCGTACGCCCACTTCACGACCACCACCACGCACAAGTCGCTGCGCGGCCCCCGCGGCGGCATGGTCCTGGCCCAGGAGGAGTTCGCCGCCGACGTCGACCGCGGCTGCCCGATGGTCCTCGGCGGCCCGCTCTCGCACGTCATGGCCGCCAAGGCCGTGGCCTTCGCCGAGGCACGCACCCCCGATTTCCAGGCCTACGCCCAGCGCATCGCCGACAACGCGAAGTCCCTGGCCGAGGGGTTCCTGACCCGCGGCGCCAACCTCGTCACCGGCGGAACCGACAACCACCTCGTCCTGCTCGACGTGTCGTCCTTCGGTCTCACCGGCCGCCAGGCCGAGTCGGCTCTCCTCGACGCGGGCGTCGTGACCAACCGCAACTCGGTCCCGGCCGACCCCAACGGCGCCTGGTACACGTCCGGCGTCCGGCTCGGCACGCCCGCGCTCACCACCCGCGGCTTCGGCCACGACGAGTTCGACACCGTCGCCGAGCTGATCGTCGACGTGCTCAGCAACACCGAGGCGGGCACGACCAAGGCGGGCGGGCCCAGCAAGGCGTCGTACGTCCTGGGCGACGGCGTCGCCGACCGCGTCACCAAGCGGTCGGCCGAGATGCTCGACAAGCACCCGCTCTACCCGGGCCTGGTCCTCAGCTGATCGGGTCTACGTAGACGCGCGGGCACAACGTCGCGCCGTGGGTGGCGTCACGCGGCGACCGGCCACGCCGCCAGAGGTTCCGTCCGCGTGTCTACGCCGACCGTCCGGTACAGGACCTCGCGCACCCAGGTCGGCCACATCATCACGTCGTCCCAGGTGAACCGAAGGACGGTCCAGCCGTCGGCGGCCAGCAGGGTGTAACGCCGGACGTCCTTGGAGCCCAGCGACCTGCAGGCAGATCGCCCTCGTCACGGACTCGAACGGGTTCGCAGCGCGAGCATCGGCCTGCTCCGCGATCCGCCGCACCTTGGCGCTCCCTGCGCCACGGACGCTCGCCACCACCCAGCTGAGCGTACGACTCGCCCGGCGGCAGGGGTTCTGTCCGCGCGTCTACGCGAGCGAGCGGTAGAGCTCCAGGGTCCGCGCGGCGATCGAGCCCCAGCTGAACGACTCCTCGGCACGCCGGCGACCGGCCGCGCCGTACGCCCGGGCGCGGTCGGGGTCGCTGACCGCGTCGGTGAGCGCGGCGGCGAGGTCGGCGACGTAGCGCTCCGGGTCGAGCGGGGTGCCGGTGCCGTCGGTGGCCTGGTCGATCGGCACCAGCCAGCCGGTCTCACCGTGCACCACCACCTCGGGGATTCCGCCGGTGGCGGTGGCGACGACGGCGGTCTCGCAGGCCATCGCCTCGAGGTTGACGATGCCGAGGGGCTCGTAGATCGAGGGGCAGGCGAACACCGTGGCCGCGGTCAGCAGTGCGACCACGTCGGGGCGCGGGAGCATCTCGGCGATCCACACCACGCCCGAGCGGGTCGCAGCGAGCTCCTCGACCAGCCCGCGCACCTCGGCCTCGATCTCCGGTGTGTCGGGCGCGCCGGCGCACAGCACGAGCTGGACGTCGGGCGGGAGCGCGGCAGCCGCGCGGAGGAAGAGCGGCAGGCCCTTCTGGCGAGTGATCCGGCCGACGAAGATGACGCTCGGCCGGTCGGGGTCGACGCCGAGCTCGCGGACGCGGTCGGGGTTCGCGACCGGCGACCACTCGGTGGTGTCGATGCCGTTGTGCACGACGTGCACGCGAGCCGGGTCGACCGACGGATAGCTGCGCAGGACGTCGTCGCGCATCGCCGCGCTGACCGCGACGATGCCGGCGGCGCCCTCGTACGCCATGCGCTCCGCCCAGCTCGACAGGGCGTAGCCGCCGCCGAGCTGCTCGGCCTTCCAGGGCCGCATCGGCTCGAGGGAGTGGGCGCTGACGACGTGGGGGATGCCGTGCATCAGGCCGGCGAGGTGGCCGGCCATGTTGGCGTACCAGGTGTGCGAGTGCACGAGGTCGGCCCCGGCGCAGTCGTCGACCATGGCGAGGTCGACGCCGAGCGTACGGATGGCCGCGTTGGCCCCTGCGAGCGACGACGGCTCGGCGTACGCCGTGGTGCCCGCCTCCGACCGCGGCGCGCCGAAGCACCGCACGCGTGCGTCCACGTCGGGCAGCACCCGCAGTGCGCGGACCAGCTCGGCGACGTGCACGCCCGCTCCGCCGTAGACCTCCGGGGGGTACTCCTTGCTGAGGACGTCGATGCGCATGGGCCGAACCTAGCCTGAGAACGCCATGGCGAGGGAGGTCGACCGCGCACCCGCGGACGGCTAGTTTCGTCGCATGGCCATCACGCCCCCGCGCAAGAAGGTGCTCGCCGTCGTCCTCGCCGGAGGTGAGGGCAAACGCCTCATGCCGCTGACGGCCGACCGGGCCAAGCCGGCGGTGCCGTTCGGCGGCATCTACCGCCTCATCGACTTCGCGCTCTCCAACGTCGTCAACTCCGGCTACCTCAAGGTCGTCGTGCTGACCCAGTACAAGTCCCACAGCCTCGACCGCCACGTCACCACGACGTGGCGGATGTCCAACCTCCTCGGCAACTACGTCACCCCGGTGCCGGCCCAGCAGCGCGTCGGCAAGCGGTGGTACCTCGGCAGTGCCGACGCCATCTTCCAGTCGCTCAACCTGCTCACCGACGAGCAGCCCGACATCGTGGTGGTGGTCGGTGCCGACCACGTCTACCGCATGGACTTCTCGCAGATGGTGGCCGACCACGTCGAGTCCGGCGCCGGCTGCACGGTCGCCGCGATCCGCCAGCCCATCGGCCTCGCCGACCAGTTCGGCGTGATCGACGTCGACCCGGCCAGCCCGCAGAAGATCCGGGCCTTCCTCGAGAAGCCCACCGACCCGGTCGGCCTGCCCGACTCGCCGGACGAGGTGCTCGCGAGCATGGGCAACTACGTCTTCACCGCCGACGCACTGGTCGACGCGGTCACCC
It contains:
- a CDS encoding putative leader peptide; this translates as MVSASTHTHLVVRRHVDLMRVGSATCWHR
- a CDS encoding nitrite/sulfite reductase produces the protein MPDLRFKPQAAQNTEIPRPKRAEGQWALGYTEPLNKNEQSKKDDDPLNVRDRILHTYSRRGFDSIDPADLRGRFRWMGLYTQRAPGFDGGKTAQLEEEELDDRFFMMRVRTDGAILDGPALRALGEVSTAYARNTADITDRNNIQYHWIEIESVPAIWERLEGVGLTTLEACGDSPRPFLGSPVAGIAKDEIIDGSEALGEIKRRILGNPDYSNLPRKFKTALTGHPSHDVAPEVNDVSFVGTVHPEHGPGFDLWVGGGLSTNPMLAHKLGVWIPVEEVADAWEGVAGIFRDYGYRRLRSKARLKFLLADWGKDKFREVLENEYLHRQLVDNPSPEAPVQQGDHIGIHEQKDGRFYVGAAPVVGRIDGTTLSGLADLVESYGARGARLTAYQKLVVIGVAAEDTEAFADDLEKIGLTARPSNWRRSTMACTGIEFCKLAIVDTKERARRLVTELEKRFPDLDTDISVNVNGCPNACARTQVADIGLKGQLVMDDNGQQVEGFQVHLGGALGLNPAMGRKLRAHKVTSAGLDDYVTAVVSAYLSDRTDGERFAAWVARADEALLRGEPVAV
- a CDS encoding glycine hydroxymethyltransferase — translated: MTDSLISSAYSQALEVIASVEPRIAEATRQELADQRASLKLIASENYASPAVLMTMGTWFSDKYAEGTVGHRFYAGCQNVDTVESLAAEHARELFGAPYAYVQPHSGIDANLVAFWSILANKVESPYLEKLQAKNVNELTEADWETLRHDFGNQRLLGMSLDAGGHLTHGFRPNISGKMFHQQQYGTDPETGLLDYDAVAAKAREFRPLVLVAGYSAYPRRVNFAKMREIADEVGAVLMVDMAHFAGLVAGKVFTGEENPVPYAHFTTTTTHKSLRGPRGGMVLAQEEFAADVDRGCPMVLGGPLSHVMAAKAVAFAEARTPDFQAYAQRIADNAKSLAEGFLTRGANLVTGGTDNHLVLLDVSSFGLTGRQAESALLDAGVVTNRNSVPADPNGAWYTSGVRLGTPALTTRGFGHDEFDTVAELIVDVLSNTEAGTTKAGGPSKASYVLGDGVADRVTKRSAEMLDKHPLYPGLVLS
- a CDS encoding DUF5701 family protein; protein product: MALPSLIDQAERLVRLGVHDVAGIPADRLRELAAHGPADGLLVTSAPASALAPLLRRAGGHEEKDGFVVEDMTDVDLFAPTDDVPAAPYVALGLDRGDAYLDRTPAESVPELLAAGRSPVTLAEGLHWVLQEPGVLERNACFMTPGSRLRRADGSYDARTPALWISNGTGRDGRERRDAVKLGWCWWGNRHTWLGIASCGERRPV
- the glgA gene encoding glycogen synthase, coding for MRIDVLSKEYPPEVYGGAGVHVAELVRALRVLPDVDARVRCFGAPRSEAGTTAYAEPSSLAGANAAIRTLGVDLAMVDDCAGADLVHSHTWYANMAGHLAGLMHGIPHVVSAHSLEPMRPWKAEQLGGGYALSSWAERMAYEGAAGIVAVSAAMRDDVLRSYPSVDPARVHVVHNGIDTTEWSPVANPDRVRELGVDPDRPSVIFVGRITRQKGLPLFLRAAAALPPDVQLVLCAGAPDTPEIEAEVRGLVEELAATRSGVVWIAEMLPRPDVVALLTAATVFACPSIYEPLGIVNLEAMACETAVVATATGGIPEVVVHGETGWLVPIDQATDGTGTPLDPERYVADLAAALTDAVSDPDRARAYGAAGRRRAEESFSWGSIAARTLELYRSLA
- the glgC gene encoding glucose-1-phosphate adenylyltransferase; this encodes MTPPRKKVLAVVLAGGEGKRLMPLTADRAKPAVPFGGIYRLIDFALSNVVNSGYLKVVVLTQYKSHSLDRHVTTTWRMSNLLGNYVTPVPAQQRVGKRWYLGSADAIFQSLNLLTDEQPDIVVVVGADHVYRMDFSQMVADHVESGAGCTVAAIRQPIGLADQFGVIDVDPASPQKIRAFLEKPTDPVGLPDSPDEVLASMGNYVFTADALVDAVTRDADREQSKHDMGGDIVPWFVDKSESAVYDYKDNEVPGATDRDRGYWRDVGTMRSYYDAHKDLVSPLPVFNLYNKAWPIYTSYGPHPPAKLVEGASGAGVSTFNSILSPGVVVTGGTVNQSVLSPAVWVKDGAEVSDSVLMDGVWIGEGAVVRNAIIDKGVVVPPGVQIGVDHEADRARGFVVDEGLTVLAKQQSVPED